GCTCACGAGGAGGTACCCCTTATCCCCTAACTCGAGGGCCTTCTTCGCGTTCTGCTCTACGATCACTATAGTTTGTCCAAATGAATCCCTCAATTCAGCGAGCTTGCTCAATACTTGATTAACTACTAAGGGCGCTAAATCAGTAGTTATCTCATCTAGCAACAGGACCTTGGGCTTCCTCATGAGGGCCATCCCTATGGCAAGCATTCTCCTCTCTCCCCCGCTCAAGGTACCGGCCTTCCTCTTCAAGAACTCCTTCAGCTTTGGGAACATCTCCAAGATATCAGAGATCCTTCCATCCATCTCATCCTGATTCAAGAGATAGCCTGAGATCCTCAGATTCTCTTCTACAGTTAAACCTGCTGCTATATTCCCATACTGTGGTAAATAGGCCAAACCCATCCTTGATTTCCTATAGACAGGCAATTTAGTGACGTCCATATCCTCAAATTTGATGCTTCCTGAGTAAATCGTTGCTATACCCATTATACTATTGAGCAGCGTGGTCTTACCCGCGCCGTTGGGCCCCACTATCACCGTTATTTCCCCTGAGTTAGCGCTGAAGTTTACATTGAACAAAACTTTGAATTTCCCATATCCAGCATAAAGATTTTTGACTTCAATGATCTTTTTACTCAAATTATCACCCCAGATATACCTCTAATACTTTGGGATCGTTGGAGACCTCCTCAGGAGTCCCCTGAGAGATCACGACACCCCTATCCATTACATAAACATAATCAGCGAATGGTAGGGCGAGATCTATTCTATGCTCTATGAGGAGGAGTGTAATTCCCAAATTTTTCCTTAAATCACTCAGATATCCGAGGATCTCGTTCGCATACGCAGGATCAACTCCTCCTATAGGTTCATCCAGTGCGATCAGCTTAGCTCCCGCTGCTAAGGCCCTAGCAACTTCCAACATTTTTAACTGGCCCCCTCCGAGCTTAAAAGATTCTTTATCCCATGAGTCGCTTAGCCCGACTCTCCCGAGGATTTCCATCGCCCTCTTAACGTTTTCCTCCTCTTCCTTCATCCAGAGAGGTCTCAGCGGAGCCTTTAATGGGCTCTCACCAGAGTTCTTCATCGCTACGAGCACATTTTCAAGGACATTAAGTTTTAGAAATGGCATCGGGATCTGGAACGTTCTGATGAATCCTAACTTGTAGATCTCATGCGGAGGAGCGCCAGTTATGTCCTCGCCATCGAAGAGCACTCTACCCTCATCCGGCTTTAGAATCCCGGAACAGACGTTTATCAGAGTGGTCTTCCCAGACCCATTCGGACCCATAATCATCGTCAAAGAACCCCTCTCCACCTTTATAGAGACTCTATTAAGTGCTGTCAGACCACCGAATCTCTTCGTTAAATTTTCCGTTTGTAGAATGGTGGACCTCCTTGCATCCATCTTGAGGGCACCCACATACTGCTCGGGCTCGAGAATTAATATTGTAGTGTCACCTAGTTCGCATGAGCATTTCATTAAAATCGCCTCGGGACTGAAATTCAATTTTCTATTAGGACCAGAAAATAGCAGATCTTAGATAATTATCTAAAAAATAGAAAAAAGTTTAGCTTTTACCTAAGAGCTTAACGAAGGCTTCTGTCCAAGTTACGCTGTTCTTTTCATACGAGTAGCTACCAGCTAACTCCCACTCATAGCCCTTATCCGACGGGACGACCATCCAGAACATGTAGTCTGAGAAAGCCCTATCCCCGTTCTCATTCAACTGGAATACACCGGTCGCTCCGTACCACTTCTGGACTATGAAGGGTATGACCTTAGCCACAGCCACAGGGTCGTAGCTATCGACGAATTCGAGGGCTACAGCGACTATCCAGACCGCATCATATGATACGTAAGCATAGCTCTCAGGGAGCCTTCCAAGCTGTCTCTTCACCTCGGATGAGATCTTCTCCTGAAGCGGGGAGGGAGTACCGAACATCGGGCTTATGAATCTAGTCTCATAGGCGAATTTGGCCGCATTCTCATTAGTCTGAATGTCCCCTAAGAGGGCCGTTCCATCCGAGCCGATCCACTTAACTCTCCTCAATATATCGTACTGCGATGCTGCGGCTGCGAACTGGATGTACTCACCGTAACCGGCGTAATAAACCCCGACTTTATCGACCCCATACTTATTCACAAGTTCCTGCACGGCATTCGCTAATTGGGAAGCTATTGCACTGAATTCCTTTGAATCAGGATCATATCTGATGCCCTTTCCGTTGCTTTTGCCCCAAACCTCACCTTTTTCTCCACTCTGTTCGATCAGCTTAAGGAACGCCTTCTCATATGATTCAACGAGCCCATCGCCCCAGGTATCCCCTCTCCAGACGATTACAACGTTCCTTATTCCTAGCTCATAGGTAGCCTTAGCGGATGCCATTCCCTGGAACTCGTCGGGAGGGCAGAACCTGTAGATCATATCGTTAGGGATCGCAAGCGCTGGAGAGGTTGAGCTCTGGGATATCACGAGCAGCTTATTAGCGTCCGCATACCCCTTGACTTCCTTCACCTCGGAGCTCGCCATAGGTCCTATGAATATCTTCACTCCCTTCGAGTGCAATGCCTGCAGCTTATCCAACGCTTGCTTCGGATCTACTGCAGTATCCTCGATCAGGATCTTTATTCTCCATTTACTGCCGATCTGTGTTAGCCAATCATTTACATCCTTCTCAGCGAGTCTCAAAGCGATCATATCATTCTCAGCGAATGAGCCCAGGGGTCCTGTGAGTGGGAGGAGGGCCCCTATGTAAACATCCCCGCTCAGTCCCGCGGACTCGGGTGCTGATGTCACTGTACGAGTGACGGTTGATGTAGCCCCGCTACTCGCTCCTACCGCATAGCCTATGACAGCTCCAATGAGCAGAGCTACCAATATCAAAAAGTAAGATGCTCTGTTCATGTCACTCCCCCGTGTGAGCTGATTGCAGAGATTGAAGCTGGCTTTTAACTGTTGTGTGTGGGTTAAACTCCACCGCATATTTCTCCTCATTCATCGATTTTATAGGAATTTTTTAAATAGAATTCGATGATATTGGCAGAAAATACACAGATCTTGCCATTTTATATTAATAGAAATCCGGGCGCAGCAGATCAGTTTAGAATGAGCTCAAAGCTTAAATCCTCAACATGCCCCTCCTCCCAAAATCCTCTTAAGCTGGGGGTCGTCGCGATGTTAGATATAGTGCTGACGGCTATCAGCTATTCGAGTGCTATAGCCTT
The sequence above is drawn from the Candidatus Korarchaeum cryptofilum OPF8 genome and encodes:
- a CDS encoding ABC transporter ATP-binding protein, producing the protein MSKKIIEVKNLYAGYGKFKVLFNVNFSANSGEITVIVGPNGAGKTTLLNSIMGIATIYSGSIKFEDMDVTKLPVYRKSRMGLAYLPQYGNIAAGLTVEENLRISGYLLNQDEMDGRISDILEMFPKLKEFLKRKAGTLSGGERRMLAIGMALMRKPKVLLLDEITTDLAPLVVNQVLSKLAELRDSFGQTIVIVEQNAKKALELGDKGYLLVSGEVRYEGDPRELLSHPQFSRLYLGILR
- a CDS encoding ABC transporter ATP-binding protein translates to MDARRSTILQTENLTKRFGGLTALNRVSIKVERGSLTMIMGPNGSGKTTLINVCSGILKPDEGRVLFDGEDITGAPPHEIYKLGFIRTFQIPMPFLKLNVLENVLVAMKNSGESPLKAPLRPLWMKEEEENVKRAMEILGRVGLSDSWDKESFKLGGGQLKMLEVARALAAGAKLIALDEPIGGVDPAYANEILGYLSDLRKNLGITLLLIEHRIDLALPFADYVYVMDRGVVISQGTPEEVSNDPKVLEVYLG
- a CDS encoding ABC transporter substrate-binding protein, whose product is MNRASYFLILVALLIGAVIGYAVGASSGATSTVTRTVTSAPESAGLSGDVYIGALLPLTGPLGSFAENDMIALRLAEKDVNDWLTQIGSKWRIKILIEDTAVDPKQALDKLQALHSKGVKIFIGPMASSEVKEVKGYADANKLLVISQSSTSPALAIPNDMIYRFCPPDEFQGMASAKATYELGIRNVVIVWRGDTWGDGLVESYEKAFLKLIEQSGEKGEVWGKSNGKGIRYDPDSKEFSAIASQLANAVQELVNKYGVDKVGVYYAGYGEYIQFAAAASQYDILRRVKWIGSDGTALLGDIQTNENAAKFAYETRFISPMFGTPSPLQEKISSEVKRQLGRLPESYAYVSYDAVWIVAVALEFVDSYDPVAVAKVIPFIVQKWYGATGVFQLNENGDRAFSDYMFWMVVPSDKGYEWELAGSYSYEKNSVTWTEAFVKLLGKS